One segment of Sesamum indicum cultivar Zhongzhi No. 13 linkage group LG4, S_indicum_v1.0, whole genome shotgun sequence DNA contains the following:
- the LOC105160170 gene encoding D-galacturonate reductase-like produces MGGVAIPTLSLSGCETPMPVIGMGTMSYPPVDIETAKAAILEAMRAGYRHFDTAFAYGSEKPLGEAIAEALRIGLIQSRDELFITTKLWSSFADPAQIVPACRMSLQNLQLEYVDMYLIHQPVRLTEMISRTPVAAEIIRALDVKGVWEGMEECKNLGLTKGIGVSNFSCKKMEEVLSIAKIPPAVNQVEMNPLWQQKQLREFCKARGVHVTAYSPLGANNTKWGDNRIVESDVLADIAKAKGKTTAQVALRWAYEQGVSIVTKSFNKQRMRENLQIFDWALSTDDLEKIDQLLQRKGVTLASILGPHDLVLELDAEV; encoded by the exons ATGGGAGGTGTAGCAATACCAACATTGAGTTTGAGCGGTTGCGAGACGCCGATGCCTGTCATCGGCATGGGAACAATGTCGTATCCACCTGTCGACATCGAAACGGCAAAGGCAGCCATATTGGAGGCGATGAGGGCCGGATACCGCCACTTCGACACCGCCTTTGCTTATGGTTCCGAAAAGCCGCTTGGCGAAGCCATAGCCGAAGCCCTGCGCATCGGACTCATCCAATCCCGCGACGAACTCTTCATCACTACCAAGTTGTGGTCAAGTTTTGCTGACCCAGCACAGATCGTCCCTGCTTGCAGAATGAGCCTCCA AAATCTTCAGTTGGAATATGTTGATATGTACCTGATACATCAGCCAGTGAGGCTGACAGAGATGATCAGTAGAACTCCAGTTGCGGCGGAGATTATAAGGGCTTTGGATGTGAAGGGTGTGTGGGAAGGCATGGAAGAGTGCAAGAATTTGGGGCTCACAAAGGGCATTGGAGTCAGTAATTTTTCTTGCAAAAAGATGGAGGAAGTCCTCTCAATCGCCAAAATTCCTCCAGCAGTCAACCAA GTGGAGATGAACCCTCTTTGGCAGCAAAAGCAATTGAGAGAGTTCTGCAAGGCAAGAGGCGTTCACGTTACTGCCTACTCTCCCTTGGGAGCAAACAACACTAAATGGGGAGACAACAGAATTGTAGAAAGTGATGTGCTAGCAGACATTGCCAAGGCCAAGGGGAAGACAACTGCGCAGGTGGCGCTGCGATGGGCGTATGAGCAAGGAGTCAGCATTGTCACAAAGAGCTTCAACAAGCAGAGGATGAGAGAAAATCTTCAAATATTCGACTGGGCGCTAAGTACCGATGATCTTGAAAAGATTGACCAACTCCTGCAGCGAAAAGGGGTAACTTTGGCGTCTATTCTCGGACCCCATGATCTTGTTTTGGAGCTTGATGCCGAGGTTTAA
- the LOC105160182 gene encoding D-galacturonate reductase-like has translation MGIGNTSHIVQALKASIRRFLQNTAAILSASLYRTLKVLNLAHFQTESLKLAWEVSYPPADIETAKAAILEAMRAGYRHFDTAFAYGSEKPLGEAIAKALRIGLIQSRDELFITTKLWSSFADPAQIVPACRMSLQNLQLEYVDMYLIHMPVRLTGMISRTPVAAEIIRALDVKGVWEGMEECKNLGLTKGIGVSNFSCKKMEEVLSIAKIPPALNQVEMNPLWQQKQLREFCKARGVHVTAYSPLGANNTKWGDNRIVESDVLADIAKAKGKTTAQVALRWAYEQGVSIVTKSFNKQRMRENLQIFDWALSTDDLEKIDQLLQRKGVTLASIFGPHDLVLELDAEV, from the exons ATGGGAATTGGGAATACCAGTCACATCGTCCAAGCCCTTAAGGCTTCTATAAGACGGTTCCT ACAAAACACGgctgcaatacttagtgcaagtctttatAGAACTCTTAAGGTTCTCAACTTGGCACATTTTCAAACCGAATCTttgaagttg GCATGGGAAGTGTCGTATCCACCTGCCGACATCGAAACGGCAAAGGCAGCCATATTGGAGGCGATGAGGGCCGGATACCGCCACTTCGACACCGCCTTTGCTTATGGTTCCGAAAAGCCGCTTGGCGAAGCCATAGCCAAAGCCCTGCGCATCGGACTCATCCAATCCCGCGACGAACTTTTCATCACTACAAAGTTGTGGTCAAGCTTTGCTGACCCAGCACAGATCGTCCCTGCTTGCAGAATGAGCCTCCA AAATCTTCAGTTGGAATATGTTGATATGTACCTGATACATATGCCAGTGAGGCTGACAGGGATGATCAGTAGAACTCCAGTTGCGGCGGAGATTATAAGGGCTTTGGATGTGAAGGGTGTGTGGGAAGGCATGGAAGAGTGCAAGAATTTGGGGCTCACAAAGGGCATTGGAGTCAGTAATTTCTCTTGCAAAAAGATGGAGGAAGTCCTCTCAATCGCCAAAATTCCTCCTGCACTCAACCAA GTGGAGATGAACCCACTTTGGCAGCAAAAGCAATTGAGAGAGTTCTGCAAGGCAAGAGGCGTTCACGTTACTGCCTACTCTCCCTTGGGAGCAAACAACACTAAATGGGGAGACAACAGAATTGTAGAAAGTGATGTGCTAGCAGACATTGCCAAGGCCAAGGGAAAGACAACTGCGCAGGTGGCGCTGCGATGGGCGTATGAGCAAGGAGTCAGCATTGTCACAAAGAGCTTCAACAAGCAGAGGATGAGAGAAAATCTTCAAATATTCGACTGGGCGCTGAGTACCGACGATCTTGAAAAGATTGACCAACTCCTGCAGCGAAAAGGGGTAACTTTGGCATCTATTTTCGGACCCCATGATCTTGTTTTGGAGCTTGATGCCGAGGTTTAA